The proteins below come from a single candidate division WOR-3 bacterium genomic window:
- the mtnA gene encoding S-methyl-5-thioribose-1-phosphate isomerase, producing MVDFKTIEYIKESNEIIILDQTKLPEQEIYIHLKTPEEVYGAIKNMQLRGAPLIGVAAAYGMVLAAYNRNADEVMKAAELLKSARPTAVNLKWAVERMEAKAAEDKDIYGILLEEAKAIEKEDRESCQAIGEAGAPLIKNSSKIMVHCNAGALATTGIGTALGILYTAKAQGKEFSVYSCETRPLLQGARLTSWELTRNGIVTNLICDNMAATYMAEMDLVLVGADRIAKNGDTANKIGTYGIAIIAGHFGVPFYVAAPTSTFDLEIESGEMIPIEKRCEEEIRFFNEKQIAASKARVCNPAFDVTPHSLLTGIITEKGIIEPPYEKNIERLLRTAQK from the coding sequence ATGGTCGACTTTAAAACAATCGAATACATAAAAGAAAGTAATGAAATCATAATACTCGATCAGACAAAACTGCCCGAACAGGAAATTTACATCCATCTCAAAACACCCGAGGAAGTGTACGGTGCAATCAAAAATATGCAGCTGCGCGGTGCGCCGCTGATCGGAGTGGCGGCGGCTTACGGTATGGTCCTGGCGGCATACAATAGGAACGCTGACGAGGTGATGAAAGCGGCAGAGCTGTTGAAGTCTGCACGCCCCACCGCGGTCAATCTCAAATGGGCGGTGGAGCGGATGGAAGCGAAAGCCGCTGAAGACAAGGATATATACGGGATTCTTTTGGAAGAAGCAAAGGCGATTGAAAAAGAAGACCGCGAATCCTGTCAAGCGATCGGCGAAGCCGGTGCACCACTGATAAAAAACAGTTCAAAGATAATGGTCCACTGTAATGCCGGCGCCCTGGCGACCACGGGTATCGGAACCGCCCTCGGAATTCTCTATACGGCAAAGGCTCAAGGAAAAGAATTCTCTGTCTATTCCTGTGAAACAAGACCTCTGCTTCAGGGAGCACGCCTTACTTCCTGGGAACTCACCCGAAACGGTATTGTCACAAATCTCATCTGTGATAATATGGCGGCGACATATATGGCGGAAATGGATCTCGTCCTTGTCGGCGCCGACCGCATAGCAAAGAACGGTGATACCGCCAATAAGATAGGAACCTATGGAATCGCAATCATAGCCGGACACTTTGGTGTTCCATTTTACGTAGCCGCTCCGACATCAACCTTTGATCTTGAAATCGAATCCGGTGAAATGATTCCGATTGAAAAACGTTGTGAAGAAGAAATCCGTTTTTTCAACGAAAAACAGATCGCCGCATCAAAAGCCAGGGTCTGCAATCCCGCATTCGATGTCACACCGCACTCTTTACTCACAGGGATAATCACTGAAAAAGGAATCATAGAACCTCCCTATGAAAAAAATATTGAAAGATTACTCAGGACTGCTCAAAAATGA
- a CDS encoding inositol monophosphatase codes for MNSLSLNKTLEFVVELVCRVGGYLFEQIGRQKRIRYKGEVDLVTQFDRKSQDMIIRALRKEYPDYGILSEEDMTRRIEAVVKWIVDPLDGTTNFAHNLPIWSISIALEVDGEVVLGVVYDPTRKELFSAVKNRGAFLNKKRIRVSRIRKLEHALLVTGFPYDIRRTRKNNLSNFSKFARQAQAVRRLGSAALDLCYTACGRFDGYWELKLSPWDQAAGSLILKEAGGKITDFKGRPFDIYGDEVLATNGFIHKQMMRVLNP; via the coding sequence ATGAATTCCCTGTCTTTGAACAAAACCCTTGAGTTTGTTGTTGAACTGGTGTGCCGCGTCGGCGGATATCTTTTTGAACAGATCGGCAGGCAGAAACGGATTCGTTATAAGGGGGAGGTCGATTTAGTAACCCAGTTCGACAGGAAATCCCAGGATATGATAATCCGGGCACTCAGAAAAGAATATCCTGATTACGGAATTCTCAGTGAAGAGGATATGACGCGTAGGATTGAAGCGGTCGTCAAATGGATTGTCGACCCCCTGGACGGCACCACAAATTTCGCTCATAATCTGCCGATCTGGAGTATTTCGATCGCCCTTGAAGTAGACGGTGAGGTGGTGCTGGGTGTTGTTTATGACCCTACGCGAAAAGAACTTTTCTCAGCGGTCAAGAACAGGGGTGCTTTTCTCAACAAAAAACGAATCAGGGTTTCCCGCATCAGGAAACTCGAGCATGCCTTATTGGTGACGGGGTTTCCGTATGACATCCGCAGGACGCGGAAGAATAATCTTTCCAATTTCAGTAAGTTTGCCCGCCAGGCTCAGGCGGTGAGGAGGCTTGGTTCTGCGGCGCTCGATTTATGCTATACGGCGTGTGGAAGATTCGACGGCTACTGGGAATTGAAACTCTCTCCCTGGGACCAGGCAGCGGGTTCATTGATTCTCAAAGAAGCCGGAGGAAAGATCACGGATTTTAAGGGGAGACCATTTGATATTTACGGTGATGAGGTGCTGGCGACCAACGGGTTTATTCATAAACAGATGATGAGGGTTCTCAATCCGTAA
- a CDS encoding tetratricopeptide repeat protein has translation MSGEDEMEDLKNRLQALKKKVKEFTPDKEKEIKEEIKELYIDIAHSLKSLNDAQNELRAIAQDFKRSKSSKLEVSKFYSFVKSQTSAELDLATLIDRAWNLIVMEDYSEAVKVLRRVLDIDPQNIKGLGFMGLALMNKGLYDDAMLYLQQVLLTDPDNPFALNNIGYICYKKGIWGEAIEHLVKAAKQTKDRMAALYANYYLGLVYYERSMLADAVKFFEKALQLGPNLQEAYYYLGLSETKQYEFKKAVEYFEKCIKIDKDSKYGNLCAEELNKIKPLIEPDKIFKKEDSAE, from the coding sequence ATGAGCGGAGAAGATGAAATGGAAGATTTAAAAAATCGATTGCAGGCTTTGAAGAAAAAGGTTAAGGAATTCACCCCTGATAAAGAGAAGGAGATTAAAGAGGAGATCAAGGAACTTTACATCGACATAGCCCATTCCTTGAAATCTTTGAATGATGCACAGAATGAATTGAGGGCGATCGCCCAGGATTTCAAACGCAGCAAGTCATCGAAACTCGAGGTGAGTAAGTTCTATTCTTTTGTCAAATCGCAGACCTCTGCAGAACTGGATCTTGCAACCCTTATTGATCGGGCGTGGAATTTGATTGTGATGGAGGATTACAGTGAAGCGGTGAAGGTCCTGCGTCGGGTTCTCGATATTGATCCCCAAAATATCAAAGGTCTGGGTTTTATGGGATTGGCGCTGATGAATAAGGGACTTTACGACGATGCTATGCTCTATTTACAGCAGGTTTTGTTGACCGACCCGGATAATCCTTTTGCATTGAACAATATCGGTTATATCTGTTACAAAAAAGGAATCTGGGGAGAAGCGATAGAACATCTGGTAAAGGCTGCAAAGCAGACCAAAGATCGGATGGCGGCTCTCTATGCGAATTATTATTTGGGACTTGTATATTACGAACGCTCGATGCTGGCGGATGCGGTTAAGTTCTTTGAAAAAGCGCTGCAGCTGGGGCCCAATCTTCAGGAAGCCTATTATTATCTCGGGCTTTCAGAAACAAAACAGTATGAGTTCAAAAAAGCGGTTGAATATTTTGAAAAATGTATCAAGATCGACAAGGATTCCAAATACGGAAATCTTTGTGCTGAGGAACTCAATAAGATAAAACCGTTGATCGAACCTGACAAGATATTCAAGAAGGAAGATTCAGCTGAATGA